Below is a window of Ahaetulla prasina isolate Xishuangbanna chromosome 1, ASM2864084v1, whole genome shotgun sequence DNA.
CTCACGAAGAATGCACGGCCTCCCTGGCTCCTACTCTGTTTTCCTGTGATTACACacgtgccggtcagctggccgttgcAGGAGcagtggaacccagaagagcggcgttccggcacacatgcgcaggccggcacccAACCTTCCAGGTTGATGTTGCACGCAtgcgtgatggccagctgttcgtcgggcgtgcttccatgccggtatccaggtgtttgggtgccggctcgcaCATGCGCACAATGGACCGCCACTCTTCCAGGTATTGGCACTCCCACATGCGTGAAGGCCAGTGGGCTGCGCATATCTCACGGGATGGTTTtgagtgccacttccagcatgcaggcCGGCACGCGGACATGTCAAAGGTTCGTCATCACAGCACTAAgcgatgcagtcattaagcaaatttggcttccccaatgactttgcttgctgaAAGCTTCTTGGAAAGGTTACAGGTTACAGGTGATCACATGTTCCCAagatgctgcaattgttgtaaatgCATTCCAGTGGCCAAGCACccaaatgcaatcacatgattaTGAGGACAGTGCATCAGTCATAAGTACAAGGACAGGTCATAAATCAGTGACTTCTGTCAAaagtttgaactgtcactaaatgaatgatcataagtcaaggactacctgtaatgtgttTTTACTCCTATATATCCCTTGGATTAGTGAATTTTCTTTCTCTAACCCTAATTAATAGTTTGAACCTTTTACGTCTACCCAAacatgatggatttttttttcctcccctactACAGAAAACAGGGTCTATATGAGATCAGCACATTGCCCTCAGGAATATCAAAGTAAGTATCtaacattgtgtgtgtgttcttGCAGAATAATTCTGTTAGGATTATGTTTCAGTATTTGAATtagtattaccatattttttggagtataagacacacttttttccctcctgaaaatttgggtgcgttttatactacAAATGTAACCCCAcacggtgcccaaaatggctacccggaacagctgctgccttctcttaccccttccgcgctctgcctgctttagtcactggagttccatctgaggatcagctgtgcttttgaagctgtttttcagccccaaggtGAGCGAAgtgatcttccgtgctttgcctgcttttctaattgctgctccctctgactatcagctgtgctttagaagcacagCCCCAGCCAGCCCCCACCTCAAAACTAgcgagcaaactaatgtgctgaagttgatgccccaaccagccccaacctcaaaaccagcaagtgaactaatgtgctgagactatccagatgaatacctgataggcagaattccccacccccattttccttcccaaaaactaaggtgcatcttacactCCAGTGTGTTTTATACTGAGAAAAGTACGGTAAGTCATTATAGCAAAGATGTTACAAAGGACCACAGACATGGAGGACCGTGGTATTGTACagaaatttattaataaaatttattaataaATGACTTTTCACCTGTTAAGAACATCCTTTTATCTTTAATCAGTTTATTCTAATAACACTGTCCATGTTGGCTTTCTTTTCTGACAGATACCTTAAAAGTCTAcaatgtagttgaagctgaactgTTTTTAAGGCTGTTTTTACTAAATCTTCAGGTGAAAAGAATCATTGGATCAAGACCGTTCCTATTAGTTACCTTTCAAcaatgttatatatttatttgctagATTTAAAATTCTGAGTTGTTCTGAGCAGAACAACATACTTGGGGATCTCCCTTTATTGTACACCCACAATAAGAATAGACTAACAATTATTTTGTGTATTTCTCCTTCCATGTTAAGTAAATcttgtattttgtttatttaattttttttttgctggatccAAAGAATGCTACTAGAGGAAGAAATATTTGCTTGCAGGGCTTGGGAACTTACCCATAGACATTTTGTTAGGAGAACATTGAACTTCATTCCTTTTCCAAATCTCATTTTCTCCATGATGCACAAAAAATATCTGTGCTAACAAAAGGACATGATTGAACTTAATTTTTCCTTTCTAATGAAGAAAAGCTTACAGGGAGTCGCTTACAGAAGAGGActtgtgttcagaaaaagtgatcTCTGTCTTCTTTTTATTGGCTTTGTCGTGCTATTTATACGAGAGGCAAAATGATTCAAAATTGTGTTACGTGGGATTCCAGATCTGTTTGAGAAATAAAGTTAACAATAAATGAATTGGTGCTATAACTAGATCCAAATTACATGTCTGTGTGCATATTTTAACTTCTGTATTGTCACTGACCTCTTATCTGCTTCAAAGAATCTATAGTTTCCAAGCGTCCCTCCTGAATGACCTGGAGCCCTATATTATTATGCCTGCATTGGCCTATCATTGGCTCAAAGTAATATAATGGGCAATGGTATTGAAGGTTACTGAGAAGTCTAGAAGAATTAACAATATTTTCCCAATCACCTTTTCAGCATAAATCATCTATTTTACTTTTCCTTACATCTACTTCTCTGTTCTTATTTCCCAAATGGATGCCATGAGACTATTCTCTTTGTCCTCCAGGCAAGGTACAAGAAGAAAATGTGAGCTTAAAAAGTTATCCAACAAAACTATAAACATAAGCAAGTGGGGAGTGGAAGAGCTTGATAACTCCTAAGCAACTCACAATATTTAAGTAGTGGTGGTGGGTACTCTTCTTAGCAAGCCACTTGTTTTCTTTGCTTGATGGAAAGAAATGACACAGAACCTGCCTGGAATGTCTTAGTttgaaataaatcagaaaatatCGACATGTAATGTCACTTTTCTTTATTCTAGGATTCACTTGATTCCTGGCTTCATTTCCTTGAGTGAAGCAGATTGGATGTTTGATCAGCTGTTCCACGAAATTCCATGGAGGCAAAGAACACACGTTAGACAGGGTAGCTTTGCTATCAGTCTCCTTTAACTGTTGACTCCTGTTTTTGCAAGGTCCAGCAGTAAATCTTGAAATATTCACTCTAGTAGAATCTGTTGCACCCAGAAAAATACTTGGCCCTCAGAGAGCCACTAATTCTAATCTCCACTTAACACACAGATGTAGGGCTAACCTGTGTTTTGTTTAGTATAAGGAGATAGCCAAAACAattacttgtgttttttttttcctgttctaaaGGTTCAGAAAGGTTCTGTGCGCCTACTAgtgatttttctttatttgtacTGATTGATTGTTTtgctggtgattttttttaattttttttttaattttttttgagaaGGCAGAGAGGCTGAAGATTCAGTGTTATCTTTTCAGCTCTGAACTGGTCTGCCTGTTCCTGAGTTGGGACTACACCTTCTGTGGTAGAACAGATTCTTACAATGGGATGTTTTGGGTTGGtcattgttttcattgttctgttgattttttttatctgttAGATTTGGGTATAAGTACCATGACATCCAAACCATAAGCTGTGTGAGCTTGGTTCACTTGAGGCCATTTGTGTTACTTCTCACATTTCCCTCCAGAAATTGGTATTTCAAGCAGAACGACTTCATTGATGTATAAATAGCCTAGAATAATTTTCTCTTGGTCGTATAATTTATGAATTGCTAGTTTAAAGTCTCATTTGCTTAGCTTTTTTATCTACAGAAGGCAAAACATTGCTAAATGAGTTATTATTGTCATTTATTTCCCCAAATGTCAAAAAACTTTCTAGCCATTTATTACTGGTGTCCATAGTAGCCCTAAATATTGCATCGGATTTTCTTTCTGTAGATCGATCTTATGATGAACCCAGACTCACAGCATGGTATGGAAAACTACCTTACAGCTATTCCAGACTTGAAATGCCAGCAAACCCTGATGTACGTATTCATCTTGAGTTTTCTaaagttgaaaaataaaattaaaaagccatAATAACAATGATGATATGAATTTCAGACATTCCTCCTTCACTGTGGTTTCTTTtcaagcaaggggaaaaaaactccacTGGATACAGGGGGGGGTAAGAATGAGAGAGCAGCAAAGCCACTTCTTGATGCAACTGTGGAGAATTGTGAATGGGATAAATCCCCTAAGTCAGGATAAAGCGCATTTTCCTTTAGTGGAAAATCCCTCAATCACAGCTGAATTATCTTTACAGCATTACCTTTGAAACAGAAACTGAGCTGTTCCTTAAAATTTGTCATGATCTCATAAAGGATGTGATCCTTTCACGGTAGATCAGACTAGGAATCCAATATTGTGTAGGTAGTACTACTTTTATTGAAAAACTATAggaacagaaccttgcaagtctgaatgtgcccGTCCCCCCTTCCTTTATCGTTGTGACTACTAAAGGAGGATCTTGTCCGAGTTGTTTACTCAGGTTACATTTCTGCCCTAGACTTAGCCCTCTTTTTCTGACCATTGTCGTAACAAGTCTTCCTCCTATCTCTCAAGGCCATTCATTCTTCTTTCTCCTGAACAGAGGTATGTTAAAAAGTAAGCAGTTGAAGTAATATTTAATACACGGTATTCATACCGTGCCTTCCGGAGGAGGTTACGGAATGCATTTATTGAGCTTTCAAGGCACTACAGCATTGGACGTTCAGCCTGGTTTATTCTGTCTGCGGTGCTGTTTTCATAGTTAAAGCCTTTTGAACGTGCATTCTTCTTCCTCAGTTACTGGAGAATTGAGAAtgaaaatggaatattttttACAGCTCTTCTTTTAATGCCTGCATACTTCGGGTAATGGTTTGCGCTCACAGATTATCTCTTTATGATTCGTTTGAGTCTCAATTTCAATTTTCAGCCTGTCCTCTTGCTCCTTTGCTTAATTAAGATTTATTCCCAACCCTTGACTTACAGGTATAGTCCATGAGTTTTCTGTAGGACATAAacctaattaatatataatttaaaatattgtgaTCTTACCTGAATTTATGTTGGATGGATGAGGGAAAATtctttcttggggaaaaaaagaaccttgCATTTATCAAACACTGGAGGGCAGTATTGGAAAAGAACAGAGTAAAAATTGCTATCACTCTTCATGCCACATAATGAATTCATACAATATTTTTCCTTACTTCAGTTAAAATTGAGAGAGGAACTTAACACTGTTTTTTCCTGTCAAATAGCAGTGCTGATTCTGACTTTAAATCTGATTTATGTCATGGTTTGCTaagggaaaccccccccccaactacCTTGAGTATTAAATCATTGAGGAAATTCTAGAAATTTTCTTAGAAACATTGAACTATAACTCCCATGGAGAATTATTTAGGCAGCTTGCTAGTTGAACAACTTTGTAACtggtttaatttttgtaattcaaATATGCATCAGCAACAAGATGAATATATAACAAATTATAAGTAATCCTCTCAGCAACTGCCTTGTACAGCAACCGTTCTCAGTTATGACAATAATGAAAAAATTGGGACCTATCCTCACATATGCAAACATcggtctgtacaggtagtccttgacttataaccattcatttaatgaccatttgaagttagaaaggcactgaaaaacatgacttatgaccatttttcaaacttatgactattgcaccatccccatgatcacttGATTGTAATTTTGATGCTTGGCAATTAAtttgtatttgtgatggttgtagtgtccaaggtcatgtaatcaccttttgtgaccttctgacaagcaaagtcaatgaggaagccagattcacctgacAATCATGTTAGCAACACGAGTAGTGATTCATTAAATAACTGTggccatggaaattttggactcagttgtggtcgtaaattgaggagtacctgtgaAGCAAAGAAAGGAAAGGTGAAGTAAGATCACCTGGTGGTTTCATTCAGTGATCCGTTTCTCTTTTAACGACTTGAGTTGCTAGTTCCAGTTGTCCCTaaagaaggactacctgtagcccttATATAGTTCAGGCATAAAGTACAAAATGCTATAGGCAAGCACCAATTAATCATGATATTGCAAAACATGCAAGCTTTGGTGAACCTCTATGAAAGGACTTTGCTAGTCATCAAGCTCATACATGATTTGATCAGATGTTAATGAACTTTCTGGCACTTAAGCTGTGAAAGATTTCATAAGCTATCACTACCTTTCTAGAATATGAGAAACTAAGGGTCTAGCTAGCACATCAGATGCAAAAATGTGTATTTGTATGGATGTAAAGATACAGTTGTATAAAAGTAAAGGcttatttattaagaaatattGCTTCAATCATTTGACTTACAGCAATACAATTCATGTCACAATGACACATTGTCGAAGTTATCATTAAATATAGTCCACTTAAAACCCAATAGAGTCATTGTAAGTCATGACATCAAAAGAACAGGATCCATCAGGTACATCTCCCTTTCTCACCTCAGTTCTCTAAATGTACAGTAGGAAAGGGATGTTACCAAGACCTTCCTAAATGTTAAAACTGAGGATGCAGTTCTTCTACAAATGCAAGGGCATTCTGCAGGAGGGAGCTCCTGAAGAGAATGCTTGCCTCTGAGTCCTCTCTCATCCACTTTGCAAATGGTGGAGATTGCCAGGACATATTGGAAAGACAAAATGTAAATGGTCCTGATATTGCCTGGCTCCAGTCCATATAGGATTTGAATGTGTTCATCACAGCACCTTGAGTTGCACCCAGAATCATTCTTGTCAGTTACATGCATACGTCCATTTTCTTGGCAGTAATATAGGCATGGATTACTGTTAACTTTCTTctgggttgttgggttttttttaacttcctacTCTAGATTATAAGAAATATTGACAAACTGCCCACTTTCTTAAAAGTGCAACCACTTAACTGCTATATGTTCCTACATATATAAAATGagagatttttatttcattatgctTAAATTGTGAACAGTATTTTTCCTTATGTTTCAAATTAATGGAAACAGACTTCTTAGTAATATAGCTAATCTTATTTCCTGGGCGCTGAGCTTGCTTCTAGTTGTGATGTTTacctcctttttttctcctctgaTTTCAGTGGCACCCATTACTGGCCATGTTGAAGGATCTTGTAGAAGATTTCACCAAGAATACTTTCAACTCCTTACTCTGTAACCTTTACCAAAATGAAAAgaacagtgttgactggcataGCGATGATGAACCTACACTGGGGAAAAACCCCATAATTGCATCGCTTAGCTTTGGTGCTACCCGGATGTTTGAGATGAGGAAGAAGCCTCTGCCTGTGAGTTTATAAAGCTGGAATGTAATCCAgttgaaaaacatattttaaagactttAAATGCATAATACAATATAGTTCTTTCTGTCCCACGTATCTAAAAATAAGTGGATAGCACATAAACCCAGTGCTCAAGCCATTACTAACCAGTTCATAGCTCTTAAATAGCATTTGATGTGCTATTTGGTGATGGGAGGGTAGGATGCTTTGGTAGTAGGTTAGTGTTTGAATGCAGGGTTTTTTGCTGCCATTTCTGGATGAGGCTGGAAAATGTCCTAATCTGCTAAGCAATATTTCCTTTCTTATTGCAGAATTTCAGTTCAATTCTCATTTGCCCTAATCATATACTGTACCTGATTGGTAAATCCAAAAACTGTATGTTCccattttaaaatggaagaaccCAATCTTTTATTTTAAACCTGTTCAGATAAGTAGGTAGAGAAGTACAACAAATGTTCAATAAGATTTAGACAAATGGAATAATGATTTGAAACTGATCAGCTTCCACTGGTGTTAAgacaatttttttatttgttttttcttgaacaaAAACTTTATGTACAAACTTTATCTATTGACATTCTTTGCTCCCTGGATAACTGACAATTTTTTAAAGCCAACTCCAAGGTTCATTTTTCTTTGCTGAGGAATAGGATAGCTTAGTAGTGAAGATAATGATTAGAAATGAAGACAGTTTTTTCCACATTGAATTAAAACAACCCATTACAAGAACCTTTTTATACATTAGTTGATCAATAATTTGAAATAATGTGAGATGCAGAATTTATGAGCAGACTTTCACTTATATAAAAATACGTTCCATCTTGT
It encodes the following:
- the ALKBH3 gene encoding alpha-ketoglutarate-dependent dioxygenase alkB homolog 3 — protein: MENKRQRARVQGGWASQGNSRMTSCSASRKSNARNPTFTNSAPSTFQGEAELSSKRQFVFKAPEEVVCKVPEPRVIEKQGLYEISTLPSGISKIHLIPGFISLSEADWMFDQLFHEIPWRQRTHVRQDRSYDEPRLTAWYGKLPYSYSRLEMPANPDWHPLLAMLKDLVEDFTKNTFNSLLCNLYQNEKNSVDWHSDDEPTLGKNPIIASLSFGATRMFEMRKKPLPEDNNDYTYVQRVHIPLDHGTLLMMEGATQEDWQHRVPKEYHSRGPRINLTFRTIYPEPEATHT